A window from Chrysemys picta bellii isolate R12L10 chromosome 2, ASM1138683v2, whole genome shotgun sequence encodes these proteins:
- the LOC101944813 gene encoding gastrula zinc finger protein XlCGF57.1-like isoform X6 — translation MKDDDEEGTRTLDLPKTSPEQTGGDLHQHSRKKQRYKSQSKSQKQQRNIMQEKLMPLLRPQRHRASRQGRTRLTAQQGEPTGSKPFSCPECGRSCMTKGNLKIHQRVHTGEGLFPCSQCGKCFTTKGNLKMHQRMHSEERPFVCTECGKSFIAPGNLKMHQRLHSGERLFLCTECGKHFTRKDILKLHQRVHTGERPFQCTECGKSFTQKVNLLTHQRCHTGERPFACCQCGKSFAQKGTLNTHQKSHVREWHFACAECKERFASNRDLTMHQRIHTRQRSYMCSQCGKCFTQPGNLLTHQRVHTGERPFTCTQCEKSFTTKGNLKMHQWIHTGERPFTCTECGKRFIAQATLKMHQRLHSGELPFVCTECGQGFVQNEFLKLHKRLHTGEHQFPCPECGKRFISKAVLKVHSRTHGREQLFPCMECGKHFTRKDNLKLHQRVHMGERPFQCAECGKSFTQKVNLLTHQRRHTGERPFTCCQCGKSFAKKGTLNTHQKSHVREKLFACAECKERFASTRDLTMHQRIHTRQRSYMCSQCGKCFTQPGNLLTHQRVHTGERPFTCTQCEKSFTTKSNLKMHQRIHTGERPFTCTECGKRFTVKGTLQKHQSVHTRWKQLMCASPKLEGLSQPVLQQNSH, via the coding sequence ATGAAGGATGACGATGAGGAAGGTACTAGAACCCTGGATCTTCCCAAGACATCCCCAGAACAGACTGGAGGGGACCTCCACCAGCACTCAAGGAAAAAGCAAAGATACAAAAGTCAGAGCAAATCACAAAAGCAGCAGAGAAATATTATGCAGGAAAAACTCATGCCCCTCCTCAGGCCCCAGAGACACAGAGCCAGCCGGCAGGGGCGGACACGCCTGACTGCCCAGCAGGGAGAGCCCACGGGGAGCAAACCATTCTCGTGCCCGGAATGCGGAAGGAGCTGTATGACGAAGGGCAACCTCAAAATACACCAGCGAGTGcacacgggggaggggctgtttccctGCAGCCAGTGCGGGAAATGCTTCACCACCAAGGGCAACCTCAAAATGCACCAGCGCATGCACAGCGAGGAGCGGCCCTTCGTGTGCACCGAGTGCGGAAAGAGCTTCATCGCCCCGGGCAACCTCAAAATGCACCAGCGCCTGCACAGCGGGGAGAGGCTGTTCCTGTGCACTGAGTGTGGGAAACATTTCACCAGGAAAGACATCCTCAAACTGCACCAGAGGGTGCACACAGGGGAGCGGCCTTTCCAGTGCACGgagtgtgggaagagcttcacTCAGAAGGTGAATCTCCTGACACACCAGCGGTGCCACACGGGGGAGCGCCCGTTCGCCTGCTGTCAGTGTGGGAAGAGCTTTGCCCAGAAGGGCACGCTCAACACGCACCAGAAAAGCCACGTGCGTGAGTGGCACTTTGCATGTGCTGAGTGCAAGGAGAGATTTGCCTCCAACAGGGACCTCACGATGCACCAGAGGATTCACACCAGGCAGCGCTCATACATGTGCAGCCAGTGTGGGAAATGCTTCACGCAGCCGGGCAATCTCCTGACGCACCAGCGAGTGCACACGGGGGAACGGCCGTTCACCTGCACCCAGTGTGAGAAAAGCTTCACCACCAAGGGCAACCTCAAAATGCACCAGTGGATCCACACGGGGGAGCGGCCCTTCACTTGCACCGAGTGCGGAAAGCGCTTCATCGCCCAGGCCACCCTCAAAATGCACCAGCGCCTGCACAGCGGGGAGCTGCCCTTCGTGTGCACCGAGTGTGGCCAGGGCTTCGTTCAGAACGAATTTCTGAAGCTGCACAAGAGGCTGCACACGGGAGAACATCAGTTCCCCTGCCCCGAATGCGGGAAGCGCTTCATCAGCAAGGCCGTTCTGAAGGTGCACAGCAGGACACACGGCAGGGAGCAGCTGTTCCCGTGCATGGAGTGTGGGAAACATTTCACCAGGAAAGACAACCTCAAACTGCACCAGAGGGTGCACATGGGGGAGCGGCCTTTCCAGTGTGCAgagtgtgggaagagcttcacTCAGAAGGTGAATCTCCTGACCCACCAGCGGCGCCACACAGGGGAGCGCCCGTTCACCTGCTGtcagtgcgggaagagcttcgcCAAGAAGGGCACGCTCAACACGCACCAAAAAAGTCACGTGCGTGAGAAGCTCTTTGCATGTGCTGAGTGCAAGGAGAGATTTGCCTCCACCAGGGACCTCACGATGCACCAAAGGATCCACACCAGGCAGCGCTCATACATGTGCAGCCAGTGTGGGAAATGCTTCACGCAGCCGGGCAACCTCCTGACGCACCAGCGAGTGCACACGGGGGAACGGCCGTTCACCTGCACCCAGTGCGAGAAAAGCTTCACCACCAAGAGCAACCTCAAAATGCACCAGCGGATCCACACGGGGGAGCGGCCCTTCACATGCACCGAGTGCGGGAAGCGCTTCACTGTCAAGGGGACGCTGCAAAAACACCAGAGTGTCCACACGAGGTGGAAGCAGCTCATGTGTGCCAGCCCGAAGCTGGAAGGGCTTTCCCAGCCTGTActccagcaaaactcccattga
- the LOC101944813 gene encoding oocyte zinc finger protein XlCOF6-like isoform X5, with the protein MKENYELVASLGHPGVKPEIICQMERGEEPCVEDPWGWEERSTTQKPCSADGEMKDDDEEGTRTLDLPKTSPEQTGGDLHQHSRKKQRYKSQSKSQKQQRNIMQEKLMPLLRPQRHRASRQGRTRLTAQQGEPTGSKPFSCPECGRSCMTKGNLKIHQRVHTGEGLFPCSQCGKCFTTKGNLKMHQRMHSEERPFVCTECGKSFIAPGNLKMHQRLHSGERLFLCTECGKHFTRKDILKLHQRVHTGERPFQCTECGKSFTQKVNLLTHQRCHTGERPFACCQCGKSFAQKGTLNTHQKSHVREWHFACAECKERFASNRDLTMHQRIHTRQRSYMCSQCGKCFTQPGNLLTHQRVHTGERPFTCTQCEKSFTTKGNLKMHQWIHTGERPFTCTECGKRFIAQATLKMHQRLHSGELPFVCTECGQGFVQNEFLKLHKRLHTGEHQFPCPECGKRFISKAVLKVHSRTHGREQLFPCMECGKHFTRKDNLKLHQRVHMGERPFQCAECGKSFTQKVNLLTHQRRHTGERPFTCCQCGKSFAKKGTLNTHQKSHVREKLFACAECKERFASTRDLTMHQRIHTRQRSYMCSQCGKCFTQPGNLLTHQRVHTGERPFTCTQCEKSFTTKSNLKMHQRIHTGERPFTCTECGKRFTVKGTLQKHQSVHTRWKQLMCASPKLEGLSQPVLQQNSH; encoded by the coding sequence CAGATGGTGAGATGAAGGATGACGATGAGGAAGGTACTAGAACCCTGGATCTTCCCAAGACATCCCCAGAACAGACTGGAGGGGACCTCCACCAGCACTCAAGGAAAAAGCAAAGATACAAAAGTCAGAGCAAATCACAAAAGCAGCAGAGAAATATTATGCAGGAAAAACTCATGCCCCTCCTCAGGCCCCAGAGACACAGAGCCAGCCGGCAGGGGCGGACACGCCTGACTGCCCAGCAGGGAGAGCCCACGGGGAGCAAACCATTCTCGTGCCCGGAATGCGGAAGGAGCTGTATGACGAAGGGCAACCTCAAAATACACCAGCGAGTGcacacgggggaggggctgtttccctGCAGCCAGTGCGGGAAATGCTTCACCACCAAGGGCAACCTCAAAATGCACCAGCGCATGCACAGCGAGGAGCGGCCCTTCGTGTGCACCGAGTGCGGAAAGAGCTTCATCGCCCCGGGCAACCTCAAAATGCACCAGCGCCTGCACAGCGGGGAGAGGCTGTTCCTGTGCACTGAGTGTGGGAAACATTTCACCAGGAAAGACATCCTCAAACTGCACCAGAGGGTGCACACAGGGGAGCGGCCTTTCCAGTGCACGgagtgtgggaagagcttcacTCAGAAGGTGAATCTCCTGACACACCAGCGGTGCCACACGGGGGAGCGCCCGTTCGCCTGCTGTCAGTGTGGGAAGAGCTTTGCCCAGAAGGGCACGCTCAACACGCACCAGAAAAGCCACGTGCGTGAGTGGCACTTTGCATGTGCTGAGTGCAAGGAGAGATTTGCCTCCAACAGGGACCTCACGATGCACCAGAGGATTCACACCAGGCAGCGCTCATACATGTGCAGCCAGTGTGGGAAATGCTTCACGCAGCCGGGCAATCTCCTGACGCACCAGCGAGTGCACACGGGGGAACGGCCGTTCACCTGCACCCAGTGTGAGAAAAGCTTCACCACCAAGGGCAACCTCAAAATGCACCAGTGGATCCACACGGGGGAGCGGCCCTTCACTTGCACCGAGTGCGGAAAGCGCTTCATCGCCCAGGCCACCCTCAAAATGCACCAGCGCCTGCACAGCGGGGAGCTGCCCTTCGTGTGCACCGAGTGTGGCCAGGGCTTCGTTCAGAACGAATTTCTGAAGCTGCACAAGAGGCTGCACACGGGAGAACATCAGTTCCCCTGCCCCGAATGCGGGAAGCGCTTCATCAGCAAGGCCGTTCTGAAGGTGCACAGCAGGACACACGGCAGGGAGCAGCTGTTCCCGTGCATGGAGTGTGGGAAACATTTCACCAGGAAAGACAACCTCAAACTGCACCAGAGGGTGCACATGGGGGAGCGGCCTTTCCAGTGTGCAgagtgtgggaagagcttcacTCAGAAGGTGAATCTCCTGACCCACCAGCGGCGCCACACAGGGGAGCGCCCGTTCACCTGCTGtcagtgcgggaagagcttcgcCAAGAAGGGCACGCTCAACACGCACCAAAAAAGTCACGTGCGTGAGAAGCTCTTTGCATGTGCTGAGTGCAAGGAGAGATTTGCCTCCACCAGGGACCTCACGATGCACCAAAGGATCCACACCAGGCAGCGCTCATACATGTGCAGCCAGTGTGGGAAATGCTTCACGCAGCCGGGCAACCTCCTGACGCACCAGCGAGTGCACACGGGGGAACGGCCGTTCACCTGCACCCAGTGCGAGAAAAGCTTCACCACCAAGAGCAACCTCAAAATGCACCAGCGGATCCACACGGGGGAGCGGCCCTTCACATGCACCGAGTGCGGGAAGCGCTTCACTGTCAAGGGGACGCTGCAAAAACACCAGAGTGTCCACACGAGGTGGAAGCAGCTCATGTGTGCCAGCCCGAAGCTGGAAGGGCTTTCCCAGCCTGTActccagcaaaactcccattga